One segment of Anopheles stephensi strain Indian chromosome 3, UCI_ANSTEP_V1.0, whole genome shotgun sequence DNA contains the following:
- the LOC118514328 gene encoding uncharacterized protein LOC118514328 isoform X4 yields the protein MSRQYLLVLAVALCALAVHSSPALKPDLPKAQDPLYNKILAETTRSVMDAHDRHYNKMLPQPDENLINSDISEDEDGDEDDAMANDDILPKKAADLNPMYAQRGKQPAKPEVSTVGSVAINKVKINEDIDSYEEVLLKGNGKSVKPVPAEKSVKTSPPSTTLKPKSTTTGKQNVEILDQYDEDADMDYQYTYDDDEDNDDDEDDDDDDDDEDAEELPPQKAGKNVNSEAKKQTKPVKKTKEQNKTAAKGTDESYYYDDEDDDDDDYNVDSSNSTYCPRGCICERNMHSYMVATCSRLDLETQKFTSAITDLQVLDVGPKYPIELGPEFFKKIGLSHVVSIKITNCTIVYISPQAFAGLDVLYSVNLTNSGIDMIHPDTFANNTKLRLLTLSGNDLSAMQSVNHNTPYMDYMLKAPTVEELDISRCKLQELQPNAFNELKNIIYINLSENNLSNLPEGIFDNVETIEELDLSANNIAELPKNIFAKTSLAILHLKHNKISNNVDFVTADLQKLDVSFCQIRTINNQMFKGMEGLTNLILKGNHIEKIKPMAFISLSSLRQIDLSYNNLEQISAQTFIGNKMLDIIRMNNNPRLKRLPNEGFESSYNGTFNVYLMDISNCDISELADNTFKTMPQLTRLNLAWNNLQTIRPPVMAHLSKLMDLDLSNNMITELDEKTFQNNRNLNSLNLSGNQISSLASKIFHPLQYLSELDISDCDLRTIWDDSAVKAKREEVLPNLKRLNASYNEISEVFVSDLASMAKLRVLDIRNNSLSCNGRFPTLIDWLQQKQISMADNSHDHVTHAEMNVLRTDNSVSLKQWGQFAWEICQGGSGDPDNTLSYSETEEDYDEDEEDDSEDADAEVTADTNAKSNKIVDSKNELDEYSDETADSDSDDNDNADADSEDDEDDEDADDDDDEDEEEEDDVQERENILDAANGIQQIEQDILTGKLNNNADDDDDEYEDDSEGTNVDDVVILENASMFALSTVALMVSCIVIGSLIMVLLVAKIVGLIFKRRGERYRQALLASKNSFVYQKLTEDIVAPKVPKVHRYEPINQV from the exons ATGAGCCGCCAGTATCTACTGGTGCTCGCGGTAGCGCTCTGTGCGCTTGCCGTGCACTCCAGTCCGGCCCTCAAGCCGGACCTACCGAAGGCACAGGATCcgctgtacaataaaatactGGCCGAAACGACGCGCTCGGTCATGGATGCGCACGATCGGCACTACAACAAGATGTTGCCCCAGCCGGACGAAAATCTGATCAACTCAGACATCAGTGAAGACGAGGACGGGGATGAAGATGACGCGATGGCGAACGATGATATACTACCGAAGAAAGCCGCCGACCTGAATCCGATGTATGCGCAGCGAGGCAAACAACCGGCAAAGCCGGAAGTGTCCACCGTCG GTTCGGTAGCCATCAACAAGGTAAAAATCAACGAAGATATCGATAGTTACGAGGAGGTGCTGCTGAAGGGTAACGGCAAGAGCGTG AAACCGGTACCAGCTGAGAAGTCGGTCAAGACGTCACCGCCGAGCACAACGCTGAAACCGAAGagtaccaccaccggcaagcAGAATGTGGAAATTCTTGACCAGTACGATGAAGATGCCGATATGGACTACCAGTACACctacgatgacgatgaggacaatgatgacgatgaggatgacgatgatgatgatgacgatgaggatgCGGAAGAGCTGCCTCCTCAGAAGGCTGGTAAGAACGTGAACAGCGAGGCCAAGAAGCAGACCAAGCCGGTCAAGAAGACCAAGGAGCAGAACAAAACTGCCGCCAAGGGT ACCGATGAATCTTACTACTACGACGAcgaggatgacgatgatgatgactacAACGTTGACTCGTCCAACAGCACCTACTGTCCACGGGGATGTATCTGCGAGCGTAACATGCACTCGTACATGGTGGCCACCTGCAGCCGTCTCGATCTGGAAACGCAAAAGTTCACCTCCGCCATCACCGATCTGCAGGTGCTGGACGTTGGGCCCAAGTACCCGATCGAGCTGGGACCGGAGTTCTTCAAAAAGATTGGCCTCAGCCACGTCGTGTCGATCAAGATCACCAACTGCACGATCGTGTACATTAGCCCGCAGGCGTTTGCCGGTCTGGACGTCCTGTACTCGGTCAACCTGACCAACTCGGGCATTGACATGATCCATCCGGACACGTTCGCGAACAACACGAAGCTCCGCTTGCTCACCCTCTCGGGTAACGATTTGAGCGCGATGCAAAGCGTAAACCACAACACCCCGTACATGGACTACATGCTGAAGGCACCGACCGTGGAGGAGCTGGACATTTCACGCTGCAAGCTGCAGGAACTGCAGCCGAACGCGTTCAACGAGCTGAAGAACATCATCTACATCAACCTGTCCGAGAACAATCTGAGCAATCTGCCGGAGGGTATTTTCGACAATGTGGAAACCATCGAAGAGCTGGACCTTTCCGCCAACAACATTGCCGAGCTGCCGAAGAACATCTTCGCCAAGACGTCGCTGGCGATCCTGCACCTGAAGCACAACAAGATCAGCAACAACGTGGACTTTGTGACGGCCGATCTGCAGAAGCTTGATGTGAGCTTCTGCCAGATACGCACGATCAACAACCAGATGTTCAAGGGCATGGAAGGACTGACCAACCTCATCCTGAAGGGTAACCACATCGAGAAGATCAAACCGATGGCGTTCATCTCGCTGAGCAGCTTGCGCCAGATCGATCTGTCGTACAACAACCTGGAGCAAATCTCGGCCCAAACGTTCATCGGCAACAAGATGCTGGATATCATCCGCATGAACAACAACCCGCGGCTGAAGCGTCTACCGAACGAAGGCTTCGAAAGCTCGTACAACGGTACGTTCAACGTGTACTTGATGGACATCTCGAACTGCGACATCTCCGAGCTGGCGGACAACACGTTCAAGACGATGCCACAGCTGACGCGGCTGAACCTGGCCTGGAACAATCTGCAGACGATCCGACCGCCGGTCATGGCGCATCTGAGCAAGCTGATGGATTTGGATCTGAGCAACAACATGATCACGGAGCTGGATGAGAAGACGTTCCAGAACAATCGCAATCTGAACTCT ttgaACCTGTCCGGTAACCAAATCTCTAGCCTGGCTAGCAAGATCTTCCACCCGCTGCAGTACCTGAGCGAGCTGGACATTAGCGACTGCGATCTGCGCACCATCTGGGACGATTCGGCCGTCAAGGCGAAGCGGGAGGAAGTTCTGCCGAACCTGAAGCGTCTGAACGCATCGTACAACGAGATCTCGGAGGTGTTTGTGTCGGATCTCGCCTCGATGGCTAAACTGCGCGTACTGGACATCCGCAACAACTCGCTGAGCTGCAACGGACGTTTCCCAACGCTGATCGATTGGCTGCAACAGAAGCAG ATCTCGATGGCCGATAACTCGCACGATCACGTAACACACGCCGAAATGAATGTTCTGCGCACGGACAACTCGGTTTCGCTGAAGCAGTGGGGACAGTTTGCCTGGGAAATTTGCCAGGGCGGTAGCGGTGATCCGGATAACACACTGTCGTACAGTGAAACGGAGGAAGACTACGACGAAGATGAGGAGGATGATTCCGAGGACGCGGATGCCGAGGTGACGGCGGACACGAACGCCAAGTCTAACAAGATTGTGGACAGCAAGAACGAGCTGGACGAATACTCGGACGAAACGGCGGACAGTGACAGTGACGACAACGACAATGCCGATGCGGACAGCGAAGACGACGAGGATGACGAGGacgcggatgatgatgatgatgaggatgaggaggaggaggatgatgtGCAGGAGCGTGAGAACATCCTGGACGCCGCCAACGGTATCCAGCAGATTGAGCAGGACATCCTTACCGGCAAGCTCAACAACaatgccgatgatgatgatgacgagtACGAGGATGACAGCGAGGGCACGAACGTGGACGACGTCGTCATACTGGAGAACGCGTCCATGTTCGCGCTGTCCACCGTTGCGCTGATGGTTAGCTGTATCGTGATCGGTAGCTTGATCATGGTGCTGCTGGTTGCAAAGATCGTCGGGCTGATCTTCAAGCGGCGCGGCGAACGCTACCGCCAGGCACTGCTTGCATCGAAGAACTCGTTCGTCTATCAGAAGCTGACGGAAGATATTGTTGCACCGAAGGTCCCGAAGGTCCATCGGTACGAACCGATCAATCAGGTGTAA
- the LOC118514328 gene encoding uncharacterized protein LOC118514328 isoform X2, translating to MSRQYLLVLAVALCALAVHSSPALKPDLPKAQDPLYNKILAETTRSVMDAHDRHYNKMLPQPDENLINSDISEDEDGDEDDAMANDDILPKKAADLNPMYAQRGKQPAKPEVSTVGSVAINKVKINEDIDSYEEVLLKGNGKSVKPSKPTTSKPAAKTEGEDDEYDDESDEKIDFSGVDKVLAQPLKPVPAEKSVKTSPPSTTLKPKSTTTGKQNVEILDQYDEDADMDYQYTYDDDEDNDDDEDDDDDDDDEDAEELPPQKAGKNVNSEAKKQTKPVKKTKEQNKTAAKGTDESYYYDDEDDDDDDYNVDSSNSTYCPRGCICERNMHSYMVATCSRLDLETQKFTSAITDLQVLDVGPKYPIELGPEFFKKIGLSHVVSIKITNCTIVYISPQAFAGLDVLYSVNLTNSGIDMIHPDTFANNTKLRLLTLSGNDLSAMQSVNHNTPYMDYMLKAPTVEELDISRCKLQELQPNAFNELKNIIYINLSENNLSNLPEGIFDNVETIEELDLSANNIAELPKNIFAKTSLAILHLKHNKISNNVDFVTADLQKLDVSFCQIRTINNQMFKGMEGLTNLILKGNHIEKIKPMAFISLSSLRQIDLSYNNLEQISAQTFIGNKMLDIIRMNNNPRLKRLPNEGFESSYNGTFNVYLMDISNCDISELADNTFKTMPQLTRLNLAWNNLQTIRPPVMAHLSKLMDLDLSNNMITELDEKTFQNNRNLNSLNLSGNQISSLASKIFHPLQYLSELDISDCDLRTIWDDSAVKAKREEVLPNLKRLNASYNEISEVFVSDLASMAKLRVLDIRNNSLSCNGRFPTLIDWLQQKQISMADNSHDHVTHAEMNVLRTDNSVSLKQWGQFAWEICQGGSGDPDNTLSYSETEEDYDEDEEDDSEDADAEVTADTNAKSNKIVDSKNELDEYSDETADSDSDDNDNADADSEDDEDDEDADDDDDEDEEEEDDVQERENILDAANGIQQIEQDILTGKLNNNADDDDDEYEDDSEGTNVDDVVILENASMFALSTVALMVSCIVIGSLIMVLLVAKIVGLIFKRRGERYRQALLASKNSFVYQKLTEDIVAPKVPKVHRYEPINQV from the exons ATGAGCCGCCAGTATCTACTGGTGCTCGCGGTAGCGCTCTGTGCGCTTGCCGTGCACTCCAGTCCGGCCCTCAAGCCGGACCTACCGAAGGCACAGGATCcgctgtacaataaaatactGGCCGAAACGACGCGCTCGGTCATGGATGCGCACGATCGGCACTACAACAAGATGTTGCCCCAGCCGGACGAAAATCTGATCAACTCAGACATCAGTGAAGACGAGGACGGGGATGAAGATGACGCGATGGCGAACGATGATATACTACCGAAGAAAGCCGCCGACCTGAATCCGATGTATGCGCAGCGAGGCAAACAACCGGCAAAGCCGGAAGTGTCCACCGTCG GTTCGGTAGCCATCAACAAGGTAAAAATCAACGAAGATATCGATAGTTACGAGGAGGTGCTGCTGAAGGGTAACGGCAAGAGCGTG AAACCTTCCAAACCTACCACCTCCAAGCCCGCCGCTAAAACGGAAGGCGAAGACGATGAATACGATGATGAATCGGACGAAAAGATCGATTTCTCCGGTGTAGACAAAGTTCTGGCTCAACCACTT AAACCGGTACCAGCTGAGAAGTCGGTCAAGACGTCACCGCCGAGCACAACGCTGAAACCGAAGagtaccaccaccggcaagcAGAATGTGGAAATTCTTGACCAGTACGATGAAGATGCCGATATGGACTACCAGTACACctacgatgacgatgaggacaatgatgacgatgaggatgacgatgatgatgatgacgatgaggatgCGGAAGAGCTGCCTCCTCAGAAGGCTGGTAAGAACGTGAACAGCGAGGCCAAGAAGCAGACCAAGCCGGTCAAGAAGACCAAGGAGCAGAACAAAACTGCCGCCAAGGGT ACCGATGAATCTTACTACTACGACGAcgaggatgacgatgatgatgactacAACGTTGACTCGTCCAACAGCACCTACTGTCCACGGGGATGTATCTGCGAGCGTAACATGCACTCGTACATGGTGGCCACCTGCAGCCGTCTCGATCTGGAAACGCAAAAGTTCACCTCCGCCATCACCGATCTGCAGGTGCTGGACGTTGGGCCCAAGTACCCGATCGAGCTGGGACCGGAGTTCTTCAAAAAGATTGGCCTCAGCCACGTCGTGTCGATCAAGATCACCAACTGCACGATCGTGTACATTAGCCCGCAGGCGTTTGCCGGTCTGGACGTCCTGTACTCGGTCAACCTGACCAACTCGGGCATTGACATGATCCATCCGGACACGTTCGCGAACAACACGAAGCTCCGCTTGCTCACCCTCTCGGGTAACGATTTGAGCGCGATGCAAAGCGTAAACCACAACACCCCGTACATGGACTACATGCTGAAGGCACCGACCGTGGAGGAGCTGGACATTTCACGCTGCAAGCTGCAGGAACTGCAGCCGAACGCGTTCAACGAGCTGAAGAACATCATCTACATCAACCTGTCCGAGAACAATCTGAGCAATCTGCCGGAGGGTATTTTCGACAATGTGGAAACCATCGAAGAGCTGGACCTTTCCGCCAACAACATTGCCGAGCTGCCGAAGAACATCTTCGCCAAGACGTCGCTGGCGATCCTGCACCTGAAGCACAACAAGATCAGCAACAACGTGGACTTTGTGACGGCCGATCTGCAGAAGCTTGATGTGAGCTTCTGCCAGATACGCACGATCAACAACCAGATGTTCAAGGGCATGGAAGGACTGACCAACCTCATCCTGAAGGGTAACCACATCGAGAAGATCAAACCGATGGCGTTCATCTCGCTGAGCAGCTTGCGCCAGATCGATCTGTCGTACAACAACCTGGAGCAAATCTCGGCCCAAACGTTCATCGGCAACAAGATGCTGGATATCATCCGCATGAACAACAACCCGCGGCTGAAGCGTCTACCGAACGAAGGCTTCGAAAGCTCGTACAACGGTACGTTCAACGTGTACTTGATGGACATCTCGAACTGCGACATCTCCGAGCTGGCGGACAACACGTTCAAGACGATGCCACAGCTGACGCGGCTGAACCTGGCCTGGAACAATCTGCAGACGATCCGACCGCCGGTCATGGCGCATCTGAGCAAGCTGATGGATTTGGATCTGAGCAACAACATGATCACGGAGCTGGATGAGAAGACGTTCCAGAACAATCGCAATCTGAACTCT ttgaACCTGTCCGGTAACCAAATCTCTAGCCTGGCTAGCAAGATCTTCCACCCGCTGCAGTACCTGAGCGAGCTGGACATTAGCGACTGCGATCTGCGCACCATCTGGGACGATTCGGCCGTCAAGGCGAAGCGGGAGGAAGTTCTGCCGAACCTGAAGCGTCTGAACGCATCGTACAACGAGATCTCGGAGGTGTTTGTGTCGGATCTCGCCTCGATGGCTAAACTGCGCGTACTGGACATCCGCAACAACTCGCTGAGCTGCAACGGACGTTTCCCAACGCTGATCGATTGGCTGCAACAGAAGCAG ATCTCGATGGCCGATAACTCGCACGATCACGTAACACACGCCGAAATGAATGTTCTGCGCACGGACAACTCGGTTTCGCTGAAGCAGTGGGGACAGTTTGCCTGGGAAATTTGCCAGGGCGGTAGCGGTGATCCGGATAACACACTGTCGTACAGTGAAACGGAGGAAGACTACGACGAAGATGAGGAGGATGATTCCGAGGACGCGGATGCCGAGGTGACGGCGGACACGAACGCCAAGTCTAACAAGATTGTGGACAGCAAGAACGAGCTGGACGAATACTCGGACGAAACGGCGGACAGTGACAGTGACGACAACGACAATGCCGATGCGGACAGCGAAGACGACGAGGATGACGAGGacgcggatgatgatgatgatgaggatgaggaggaggaggatgatgtGCAGGAGCGTGAGAACATCCTGGACGCCGCCAACGGTATCCAGCAGATTGAGCAGGACATCCTTACCGGCAAGCTCAACAACaatgccgatgatgatgatgacgagtACGAGGATGACAGCGAGGGCACGAACGTGGACGACGTCGTCATACTGGAGAACGCGTCCATGTTCGCGCTGTCCACCGTTGCGCTGATGGTTAGCTGTATCGTGATCGGTAGCTTGATCATGGTGCTGCTGGTTGCAAAGATCGTCGGGCTGATCTTCAAGCGGCGCGGCGAACGCTACCGCCAGGCACTGCTTGCATCGAAGAACTCGTTCGTCTATCAGAAGCTGACGGAAGATATTGTTGCACCGAAGGTCCCGAAGGTCCATCGGTACGAACCGATCAATCAGGTGTAA
- the LOC118514328 gene encoding uncharacterized protein LOC118514328 isoform X1, giving the protein MSRQYLLVLAVALCALAVHSSPALKPDLPKAQDPLYNKILAETTRSVMDAHDRHYNKMLPQPDENLINSDISEDEDGDEDDAMANDDILPKKAADLNPMYAQRGKQPAKPEVSTVGSVAINKVKINEDIDSYEEVLLKGNGKSVDIDDSYQVEDLSSSEVLTFEEDKPSKPTTSKPAAKTEGEDDEYDDESDEKIDFSGVDKVLAQPLKPVPAEKSVKTSPPSTTLKPKSTTTGKQNVEILDQYDEDADMDYQYTYDDDEDNDDDEDDDDDDDDEDAEELPPQKAGKNVNSEAKKQTKPVKKTKEQNKTAAKGTDESYYYDDEDDDDDDYNVDSSNSTYCPRGCICERNMHSYMVATCSRLDLETQKFTSAITDLQVLDVGPKYPIELGPEFFKKIGLSHVVSIKITNCTIVYISPQAFAGLDVLYSVNLTNSGIDMIHPDTFANNTKLRLLTLSGNDLSAMQSVNHNTPYMDYMLKAPTVEELDISRCKLQELQPNAFNELKNIIYINLSENNLSNLPEGIFDNVETIEELDLSANNIAELPKNIFAKTSLAILHLKHNKISNNVDFVTADLQKLDVSFCQIRTINNQMFKGMEGLTNLILKGNHIEKIKPMAFISLSSLRQIDLSYNNLEQISAQTFIGNKMLDIIRMNNNPRLKRLPNEGFESSYNGTFNVYLMDISNCDISELADNTFKTMPQLTRLNLAWNNLQTIRPPVMAHLSKLMDLDLSNNMITELDEKTFQNNRNLNSLNLSGNQISSLASKIFHPLQYLSELDISDCDLRTIWDDSAVKAKREEVLPNLKRLNASYNEISEVFVSDLASMAKLRVLDIRNNSLSCNGRFPTLIDWLQQKQISMADNSHDHVTHAEMNVLRTDNSVSLKQWGQFAWEICQGGSGDPDNTLSYSETEEDYDEDEEDDSEDADAEVTADTNAKSNKIVDSKNELDEYSDETADSDSDDNDNADADSEDDEDDEDADDDDDEDEEEEDDVQERENILDAANGIQQIEQDILTGKLNNNADDDDDEYEDDSEGTNVDDVVILENASMFALSTVALMVSCIVIGSLIMVLLVAKIVGLIFKRRGERYRQALLASKNSFVYQKLTEDIVAPKVPKVHRYEPINQV; this is encoded by the exons ATGAGCCGCCAGTATCTACTGGTGCTCGCGGTAGCGCTCTGTGCGCTTGCCGTGCACTCCAGTCCGGCCCTCAAGCCGGACCTACCGAAGGCACAGGATCcgctgtacaataaaatactGGCCGAAACGACGCGCTCGGTCATGGATGCGCACGATCGGCACTACAACAAGATGTTGCCCCAGCCGGACGAAAATCTGATCAACTCAGACATCAGTGAAGACGAGGACGGGGATGAAGATGACGCGATGGCGAACGATGATATACTACCGAAGAAAGCCGCCGACCTGAATCCGATGTATGCGCAGCGAGGCAAACAACCGGCAAAGCCGGAAGTGTCCACCGTCG GTTCGGTAGCCATCAACAAGGTAAAAATCAACGAAGATATCGATAGTTACGAGGAGGTGCTGCTGAAGGGTAACGGCAAGAGCGTG GACATTGATGATTCATATCAAGTGGAGGATCTGAGCAGTTCTGAGGTTCTTACCTTCGAGGAGGAT AAACCTTCCAAACCTACCACCTCCAAGCCCGCCGCTAAAACGGAAGGCGAAGACGATGAATACGATGATGAATCGGACGAAAAGATCGATTTCTCCGGTGTAGACAAAGTTCTGGCTCAACCACTT AAACCGGTACCAGCTGAGAAGTCGGTCAAGACGTCACCGCCGAGCACAACGCTGAAACCGAAGagtaccaccaccggcaagcAGAATGTGGAAATTCTTGACCAGTACGATGAAGATGCCGATATGGACTACCAGTACACctacgatgacgatgaggacaatgatgacgatgaggatgacgatgatgatgatgacgatgaggatgCGGAAGAGCTGCCTCCTCAGAAGGCTGGTAAGAACGTGAACAGCGAGGCCAAGAAGCAGACCAAGCCGGTCAAGAAGACCAAGGAGCAGAACAAAACTGCCGCCAAGGGT ACCGATGAATCTTACTACTACGACGAcgaggatgacgatgatgatgactacAACGTTGACTCGTCCAACAGCACCTACTGTCCACGGGGATGTATCTGCGAGCGTAACATGCACTCGTACATGGTGGCCACCTGCAGCCGTCTCGATCTGGAAACGCAAAAGTTCACCTCCGCCATCACCGATCTGCAGGTGCTGGACGTTGGGCCCAAGTACCCGATCGAGCTGGGACCGGAGTTCTTCAAAAAGATTGGCCTCAGCCACGTCGTGTCGATCAAGATCACCAACTGCACGATCGTGTACATTAGCCCGCAGGCGTTTGCCGGTCTGGACGTCCTGTACTCGGTCAACCTGACCAACTCGGGCATTGACATGATCCATCCGGACACGTTCGCGAACAACACGAAGCTCCGCTTGCTCACCCTCTCGGGTAACGATTTGAGCGCGATGCAAAGCGTAAACCACAACACCCCGTACATGGACTACATGCTGAAGGCACCGACCGTGGAGGAGCTGGACATTTCACGCTGCAAGCTGCAGGAACTGCAGCCGAACGCGTTCAACGAGCTGAAGAACATCATCTACATCAACCTGTCCGAGAACAATCTGAGCAATCTGCCGGAGGGTATTTTCGACAATGTGGAAACCATCGAAGAGCTGGACCTTTCCGCCAACAACATTGCCGAGCTGCCGAAGAACATCTTCGCCAAGACGTCGCTGGCGATCCTGCACCTGAAGCACAACAAGATCAGCAACAACGTGGACTTTGTGACGGCCGATCTGCAGAAGCTTGATGTGAGCTTCTGCCAGATACGCACGATCAACAACCAGATGTTCAAGGGCATGGAAGGACTGACCAACCTCATCCTGAAGGGTAACCACATCGAGAAGATCAAACCGATGGCGTTCATCTCGCTGAGCAGCTTGCGCCAGATCGATCTGTCGTACAACAACCTGGAGCAAATCTCGGCCCAAACGTTCATCGGCAACAAGATGCTGGATATCATCCGCATGAACAACAACCCGCGGCTGAAGCGTCTACCGAACGAAGGCTTCGAAAGCTCGTACAACGGTACGTTCAACGTGTACTTGATGGACATCTCGAACTGCGACATCTCCGAGCTGGCGGACAACACGTTCAAGACGATGCCACAGCTGACGCGGCTGAACCTGGCCTGGAACAATCTGCAGACGATCCGACCGCCGGTCATGGCGCATCTGAGCAAGCTGATGGATTTGGATCTGAGCAACAACATGATCACGGAGCTGGATGAGAAGACGTTCCAGAACAATCGCAATCTGAACTCT ttgaACCTGTCCGGTAACCAAATCTCTAGCCTGGCTAGCAAGATCTTCCACCCGCTGCAGTACCTGAGCGAGCTGGACATTAGCGACTGCGATCTGCGCACCATCTGGGACGATTCGGCCGTCAAGGCGAAGCGGGAGGAAGTTCTGCCGAACCTGAAGCGTCTGAACGCATCGTACAACGAGATCTCGGAGGTGTTTGTGTCGGATCTCGCCTCGATGGCTAAACTGCGCGTACTGGACATCCGCAACAACTCGCTGAGCTGCAACGGACGTTTCCCAACGCTGATCGATTGGCTGCAACAGAAGCAG ATCTCGATGGCCGATAACTCGCACGATCACGTAACACACGCCGAAATGAATGTTCTGCGCACGGACAACTCGGTTTCGCTGAAGCAGTGGGGACAGTTTGCCTGGGAAATTTGCCAGGGCGGTAGCGGTGATCCGGATAACACACTGTCGTACAGTGAAACGGAGGAAGACTACGACGAAGATGAGGAGGATGATTCCGAGGACGCGGATGCCGAGGTGACGGCGGACACGAACGCCAAGTCTAACAAGATTGTGGACAGCAAGAACGAGCTGGACGAATACTCGGACGAAACGGCGGACAGTGACAGTGACGACAACGACAATGCCGATGCGGACAGCGAAGACGACGAGGATGACGAGGacgcggatgatgatgatgatgaggatgaggaggaggaggatgatgtGCAGGAGCGTGAGAACATCCTGGACGCCGCCAACGGTATCCAGCAGATTGAGCAGGACATCCTTACCGGCAAGCTCAACAACaatgccgatgatgatgatgacgagtACGAGGATGACAGCGAGGGCACGAACGTGGACGACGTCGTCATACTGGAGAACGCGTCCATGTTCGCGCTGTCCACCGTTGCGCTGATGGTTAGCTGTATCGTGATCGGTAGCTTGATCATGGTGCTGCTGGTTGCAAAGATCGTCGGGCTGATCTTCAAGCGGCGCGGCGAACGCTACCGCCAGGCACTGCTTGCATCGAAGAACTCGTTCGTCTATCAGAAGCTGACGGAAGATATTGTTGCACCGAAGGTCCCGAAGGTCCATCGGTACGAACCGATCAATCAGGTGTAA